Genomic segment of Camarhynchus parvulus chromosome 1A, STF_HiC, whole genome shotgun sequence:
AGGAACAGGCTGTCAGTGTCCACAGGGATTGGCCAGAGCACTCCAGCTGCATTCCCCTTGCCTTCAGACTGTCTCCTCTCTGGCGCAGttctgggtggttttggtgGTGACCAGCGCTGTGGCCCCCAGCTCAGTGGCGGGCAGCGGGAAGCTGTGGTTGCATTCCTCAGGCCGGGGGtacacagcagagagcagaacaaTGTCACCATCAGCATCTCCCTGGCAGCACGGCCCCTGCTTCGCCCTGGCTTTCCTGGGTGGCCCCGGCATCTTCAGGCTCCCAACAACATGCAGGCATGGGGCTGGGTTCAGGGCTCCGTCTCCCTCTGGCATGGCAGAGTCCTGGTTGGGCAGGGGGCTGGTGGTGTCTATGTTTTCTGGGAAGGGACAAGAAATGGGGGTTACTGGGCTCATGGAGTGGGGTCAGGCAGGTCCCAGGGAGAAAGTCCTGTCCCTAGAGGAGAAGATGGATCTGGAACAGGAAGAGTCTGCAGGGTTCTCACATCTCTCTTGCTGCAGAATTTCTCCTACTTACAACCAATGGGCTTTCCCCCTCGCAAGAGGGAAGGGTCGAAACTTGCACTTCCACTTTGAGTCCTCTCTCTCaaccctgctggcagcagaagaGCCCAGCCCGTGGCAGCTTGCCCTCCCCGACTGCCTCCCACTTAAAAATAGACTTGTTTACACACTTCAAACGCAGGCGTGTGCCTCCAGCCCCAAGCCTCCTGCCACTTCCCACACATCCAGTGCCGCAGCACTGGGCCTGCTGTGGTGCGGCCTTGGGGGACGTGGGGATGTGTGCGCCAGGGTGTGCAACAGGAGACTGAGTGGTGCCTCCAACACTCTCCATAGTGGCCAGATCTCTCTCACTGCTGGatttctcccttctcttttgcttttggtatttttcctaGGCATGTGTGTCACAGGCTGTCGCAGAGCACAAAGGCCCCGGGTAATGTCCCCCTGCTCTGAGTCACCATCCGGCAGTGCCAGAAGGGTGCAGGCAAGCCCGGGCACAAGGACCAGCTGCCCCACTGTGGACACCCACCCGGGTCGTGGGGCAGTGGTGAGTGCCAGCATCCCTATGTGGCAGCCCCTCTTGGGGGTCCTGGGCAGCCACACCCCCtccttgggaatggggaggggtGAAGCCAGGCAAGACCACTTTGGAGAAGTGCAGGGGCCCC
This window contains:
- the LOC115910032 gene encoding tumor necrosis factor receptor superfamily member 13C-like translates to MQELGSRSHSAMSSSGKAALAPACLSFECFDTLTKSCIKCSDLFQDNTTEPTLAPSLSSTFLIFGVPVVVGFLLVLAAVCVFLACKEGKRRRKRKAADEEDKENIDTTSPLPNQDSAMPEGDGALNPAPCLHVVGSLKMPGPPRKARAKQGPCCQGDADGDIVLLSAVYPRPEECNHSFPLPATELGATALVTTKTTQNCAREETV